The following nucleotide sequence is from Aedes aegypti strain LVP_AGWG chromosome 3, AaegL5.0 Primary Assembly, whole genome shotgun sequence.
CTGGGTCTCCTGGGCGGAGGGGGTGAGAAAGGTGACTTTACTACTTTACCAGTTTGTTCACTTTGTGACACCTCTTCTTGCTCGGGTCACCAAGCCACACACAACTGCagaatttcaattgatgatacTGTGTGCCGGTCGAACAATGCAGTGAcggtaaatgtttttttttgcatgcggGTGAATTAATTTCGCTGATTATTCCCCAAAACTTAATCGATATCGATTGAACTTTTAGCATAGTCACTAGCATACATTAGCCAAGTTTCCAATATAGTTCCAAGTGATTTAATATAGTTCCAGCTTTCCAAATGCTGTAAATCAGTAAAGATCATGTAGATTATGGACAAAATTGCTGAATGTTTAGGGGGCTTTACAATGAGGCAAGGATAGCTATACACTTCTTAGGTCATAAATAATCTGAGGTCATAAATAATGGCTTCTTCACTTTTTGTACGAAAACATTTCGTTACTAAGCCATAAGGGAAGGGAAATTTTAGTTATTCTTGTTTGCCGCTGAtgctttaattattttatttaccaTTAGTTATGAAACTACGATAAATAGTGAAGTAAACctcaaaattaattgaaaaaaaaatgatgcaagTGCTCAAATACGAGCAACTTGAAATTTTCACGTCAGTCCCGTATCCAACGGATTGAAAAGTAATCACCATCTAATTATCCTATTCCGGGATTTCAGTCGTTTTTGGAAGCGGTCAATGACCTATGGAGATCGAACCGACATCACAGTGGTGGGGTCCACCCTATCAACTGGATCCTGTACGATTCGCAGGAAGATCTGCTGGCTGCATACTGGCGCGACCCAGACAAAATGCCGTTGGCACTAATTTTCCACAGCGACGACCCGATGTACGGTCAACTGAAGTACGAAATCCGTACCAATCCCTCGTTCTTCGTAACGCCGTCCACCACGGAGCTGTACTCCTCGCTGGTCACGTGCAGACAATCGGACAGTTACTGGTCGGCAGTGATTCCGATCGAAACTGGAGACTCCTGCCCGGTGAATCAGTATTACTACTCGGGGTTTATCGCCCTGCAGACACTACTGGATTACACCAAAATCAAAGTTTGTTCAGCTAAACTCTCTCTGAAGATTGGACTCCACTCATATTCTACGCATTCATTCCAGATTGTGACACAGAACGACGACATACAGATACCTCACATCACGCTGGAGATGTTTCCCAAGGAAGCCTATACGGGTAATTGGATGGTGGCGTTCAGACTAGTGATACCGATCTACATGGTGATGGCCTTGTCCCAGTTCATCACATATCTGCTGATACTGATTGTCGGCGAAAAGGAGAACCACATCAAGGAGGGCCTCAAAATAATGGGCTTGCGTGATTCGGTCTTCTGGTGGGTGGAGAAAATCCCATAGCTCTTGCCTTTTTTCTAGGACATTAATGGTTTCGTTTTTTTCTAGGTGTGGTTGGTTCATTATCTACGCCGTTTTCGTCACCTTTCTGACGTTCGTTTCGGTGATTTTACTGTTCTCGCTCGGTGTTTTCCAGCATACCAACTATCTGCCGGTGTTTATATTGATACTGCTGTATAGTTTTTCCGTGATACTGATTGGATTTATGATTACGCCGTTCTTTGACAACTCGAGGGTGAGTGGATAGTATAAGTCGATATTTATTGAGCGTATTTTATTGGTATTGGTTTCTTTGGTTCCTTTGCTTTCTTTTATATTTAATCGAAATATCGAAATAGAACAGAGCATTAAAACGGTTCTTCTAATGAAGGAAGACTGAATAATTCTGCTGAATAAAGCTGAAAAGgcaaacgaaacgaaacgaaacgaaacgaaacgaaacgaaacgaaacgaaacgaaacgaaacgaaacgaaacgaaacgaaacgaaacgaaacgaaacgaaacgaaacgaaacgaaacgaaacgaaacgaaacgaaacgaacgaaacgaaacgaaacgaaacgaaacgaaacgaaacgaaacgaaacgaaacgaaacgaaacgaaacgaacgaaacgaaacgaaacgaaacgaaacgaaacgaaacgaaacgaaacgaaacgaaacgaaacgaaacgaaacgaaacgaaacgaaacgaaacgaaacgaaacgaaacgaaacgaaacgaaacgaaacgaaacgaaacgaaacgaaacgaaacgaaacgaaacgaaacgaaacgaaacgaaacgaaacgaaacgaaacgaaacgaaacgaaacgaaacgaaacgaaacgaaacgaaacgaaacgaaacgaaacgaaacgaaactctatgccctgggaatcgagaaaatttcctttacgaaaagatcctcgaccagcgggattcgaacccacgaccctcagcatggtcatgctgaatagctgcgcgtttaccgctacggctatctgggccccattatTCTATCTCAAATAAATAATCGTATTCATCGTTTCAGACCGCTGGCATCCTAGGAAACTTTGCCGTCAACATCATGTCGCTGCTGTACTTCCTGCAGGTGTTCATCGACGATACGCACACTTCGGCGGCCTTGTGGACCGTATCCCTTATATCTCCAACCGGTTTCGCCCTGGCCATGGATAAAATCCTCGTGTTGGACATCTCTGGACAGGGCGTGACGCTTGATAATCTGTGGACCGGTCCGGGCATTCCAATCGGTGGATCCATTCTGATGTTGGTGGTAGATATTCTTCTGTACGCAGGGTTGGCATTCTACTTTGATTGCGTGATACCGTCAGACCATGGAACCAAGCAGCGGCCGTGTTTCTGCCTGAGTCGTCACTACTGGTGCAAGAAGAAAGTGCCAAAAGTACCACTGCTGAACGGTGAATCGGCCAACTCGTTCAATAATTTGGATGAGCAACGTGACGTCGAGCCAGTTTCGCGAGAAATGCGAGGAAAGGAAGCCATCAGGATAGTGGATTTGTATAAGACGTTTCACTCGTGTCGAAAGCCTGCGGTTAATGCTGTAAATGGAATCAATTTGACAATTTATGAAGGGCAGATTACGGCAATTTTGGGACACAACGGCGCCGGAAAGAGTACTCTATTCAACATTCTGACTGGGCTGACATCTCCAACATCGGGTACGGTGTACATCTTTGGATATGACATACGGGATCCAAACGACATGACAATGATTCGAAGGATGACGGGAGTGTGTCCTCAGCATGACATTCTCTTTGAAACCCTAACACCAAAGGAGCATCTGTATTTCTTCGCGGCGGTGCGTGGCATAGCGCCGAACTTGGTGGACAGTGAAGTGAAGAAAACTCTGAGGGACATTGATTTGTACGATGCTGCCGAAACTCGCGTAAAATATTTGAGTGGTGGGCAGAAACGGAAGCTTTCGGTTGGAATCGCGATTATCGGAGATCCAAAGATTATCATCCTGGACGAACCGACAGCTGGCGTGGATCCATACTCAAGAAGGCACATGTGGTCTATTTTGCAAAACAGAAAGCACGGGAAAGTGATTTTGCTGACGACTCATTTTATGGACGAGGCAGATATTTTAGCAGAAAGAAAGGCAGTTGTTTCGAGGGGTCGTTTAAGGTGTTGTGGGTCATCGTTGTTCCTGAAGAACAAATTCGGAATTGGATACCATCTTACATTGGTGTTGGATTCGCATGCCTGTGAGGTAGCCATTACTAAGTTAGTGAACGACCATGTGCCGAAAGCGGAGAAAGCTAGACGGCATGGGCGAGAGCTGAGCTACATTCTACCACACGATGCTGtaaattcgtttgtttcgtTATTCGATGATATCGAGAACGAGATCAAGACAAAGCGCATGAAATTGGGCATATGCTCATACGGAGTATCGATGACAACTTTGGAAGAAGTTTTTCTACATCTGGAGACTCAGCGTGAAGAAGAGCAGAAAGTTGAAACAGAAGATGATGATGAACAGGATAGTGGTTATGCTGTAGACAGCTTGAGTCGAAAGGTAATGAAAAATAGAGCTTTGCCGAGAAGTTTATCGCTACAAGAACGAAGTAATAGCTATCAATCACTGAAGAACGATACGAAAAACTTGCTTGAGGAACAAAATCTCGAGAATAAGACTTCGCTTCCGGACAATGGACTGGATTTTGATACAATCATACCAATCAATGGACTGACAAACGAAGTGGAAGTGGTTCAGAGTGTGAAGAATTCGACGGGAACTTCCCCTAACTTGAAAGTGCAGCGAAAACGGCATAGTCGGTCCCGTAATGGCGTTAGCAAGAGTACCAAGAGCGTTTACGAGGATACTGGTAATAACTCATCGTCGGTTGTGAAATTGAATAGTCAAAACAAGACTAACTGGATGGATCTGGAAGACATCGTGCTGGAGCCGTCTTGTCTGAACACCATCATAGCGTTACTGAAGCTTCGAATAACAATACTATTTCGTGACATTCAGCGTCTCTATCTGTTAATCATATTACCCCTAGCATTTACTGCATTAGGTCTGTACTTGAACTCGATCCAGGTCATTTCTCCGGTGATGCGGTCAATACTCCTAGATAATACAACTTACGGCAGCAATATTACCAAGATAGCAGTACATGATAATACCAATAGACTGTTTTTGCAACACAACCTCTACCATCACCATATGCAGCAGCAACAGCTGCAACAATCATTGATGctgcaacaacagcagcaacagcaatcATCACCGTCACccatgctgctccatcagaagCACCATCAACACCAGCACAACGCTCAGCAGCAGTCCAAAGAATCATCATATCTTTACCATCGTTTCATTGCCGAACTGAAGCAATCGTCGAACGTCACCGAGGACTACGATGGCAACTTTTCGTTGCTCCTGGACATTGCGCCTCACATGGCCGCGTTCAACATCAACTCAATATCATGGACAAATGTGTCAATAACTACCTTGTACAATGATACTACTCAGCATAGTCTACCAGTAATATTAAACCTAATTAGTAATAGTCTGCTGCGTTTGTTCGCCGAACACAGCCAACCATCCTCGATCACACCTCCCGCTACGGTGTCACCGGAGTCAATCCTCGACATTGAACTTCGTTCGCATCCATTCCAGCAGACGACCCAACCACAAGAGTTCAACATCGGAACTTTTTCGTCGGCGCTGTTCGTTGGAATGATCTTCGTGTTGATTCCGGTTTCACTTGCCGTCGACATGGTGTACGATCGGGAGATGAAGGCTCGAAACCAACTGCGAGTTAACGGGCTTTCCTCGTCGCTCTATCTATCGGCTTACTTTATTGTGCTGTCTGTGCTGATGATACTGATCTGTGCCGCCCTGCTGGGGCTGGTTTACTTGTTCGACATTCCTTCGTTCCGACAGGTAATTGCTAGCTTAGCACCTCGAATCTTGTCGAATATAACTGAAATATATTTGTCTATTTTAGCCGCCGGCGCTTATTACTTTGGGCTTGCTGGTATTCTTATACTCGCCGGCAGGTATCCTGTGTTCAACGTGCTTCTCTTACTTTTTCGACCGAACCGATTCGGCGCAGTCCATCCTACCTAACATCTTAACATTCGTCGGACTGATTCCTTTTATATTGGTAGTGTTCTTAGATATGTTAGGAATTGGTGAGTATTGCTCAATTTTGAATACTAGATTAAATAAGGTTCTACTTTTTCCTTCTATCCGATCGGCATCAGTTCTTGAATGCGCTTGGTAAAACTCAAGCAAGTTTCCCGCGTCGCCGCAGTGGAAGTTTTGTCGGTAGTGTGTTTGGTAAGCGCTCCGTAAAGCACAAGCAAGCGGATTCGTTTTTCTCACCGCATGAGtgaaatggttttttttttcggttccaCATTTTTCTGGGCAGTGCTTTTCTAGGCCGCGCGTCATCGGAGTGATTTTCTATCTCAGCTTTAGCGTATTGACGCCGAGATTGTGACTTTAGGgacgatccattaattacgtaagacaattttcggggtttttcaaccccccctccccccatggtaagagtttttgtatgaaaatcaaaaataaattgtatggcgcgtaagaaatctcaaaccccccctcccccataaaccattacataattaatggacagccccttagtcgaggatggattaccaactgaaGCGcttgtttcatgcttgtgataacacgaCTTTGTATCGTGGCAATGTTACACAATCGTTAAACAAAGTTTGGATgcttcgtcactataagtgtttGCATTAGTGCTTATTCCTATACTTGTATACTTATATTTGAGGAACACGtacctatttttttatttatttgtcacaattactaaaaataacatttgaatAACTTTAGAAATGACGACGCACTTGTAAATAAGTTTTTAAATTGAGGCCACAAGAATCGCaccacttaccaaggtgaatcctgatcatgtagcttttgaaccctcacactaacaaaactccttcctgtgaaaaccatggagatgcagaggtgatttcggtctctagtagcaatgtcacattaacattccttccctctctcgatgaccgtaaggacgtggctagcgccgttattgacagtccttgaaattgtacattgaagatgtatGCTACTTCCAAGCTACTTGTGCAATTTtgattaccgtaatttcgggtgaaattgatcatttttcaaggtttttgtagtctgttttcaataatgttaacaatgccaaacaactaaatgcaggaaaacaagtacgaaggtgagcctcatcgactcatgtaccgaaattttctaacaaatgtcattaaaataaaaaaaatcaggggatctcatctcggggtgaaattgatcacttgtcaatgccattattgttagttttgaaaacaactctacatgataaatttgagctccctgaatacgaatatgcttgtcaaaatcttaacaatgcaatatttatataaattacGAATAGTTaagtttcaagaattacgcggaaaacgcctaaatgtatgcaatttcctaacgaaatcaatgatatctaacagaaattcaattatttacaCCATtcgagctaattggtacgagttttggtgatgaaatctggtttgcggatatatctcaagcatcctcacaaactttcaggtttatactgtgttcaaatccttgcttagaaatagaagtttataggtgtttgtcaatactgtaccgtgcatgattttgatattttacattattttcatagtaataaacattcttcaacgcaaaaaacttcacaacacacaattcgacaatagttacgacaaacagcgttcatttactgcagcttacattgatatttgtgctccattacgcataaataaaatcgtgtgatacgatgatcaatttcaccggtattccggtcaatcacgaagtagcactAGGAATTGTACGATCGTCAATGCTTATGCCTATGCTTATGATAGCACATTGCTAAGAAATTCTGCCTAAAGTTCACCAGACCTATTGAACTGGGTGCTGAGCTAGACGAATCTCTGGTTTAAGCGTACACGCTGGAATTTTGGCATGCATTAGTTTAAATCAAAAGATTACCTTAagaattgaacaactttgctacaACGAGGTTATGAAACTATTCCCTGAATACCACTATCTCGAATAATACGTTACCCTCGACAGCCAATTTTCAGGGAAGTGTCGATATTTATGATTATCATAACTGTATACTAGACcaaacttattttcaaaaatgtctgacAGTCaaccattattttgatttttatgtggaaatgaacttctggtcaaaatttcagtcaattcggAGAAAATTTAGATATGCTTCATATCAATTATGCGTTTTTGAGCtaatttcaagctttaaaaattcataactgCTGAACAGAACACCAAAacttatcggaaatacctctaaatagtagtttattcgattctacgaacttttgtagAACACGTGGAAGTCCAAGTTTTCGTGTTTTGGTTTTGTGTCATCAGAGCGATCTTTTGCATGCAAAACATAAGTCTTATTTTTCTCGCGTCTTCAGAGTGATTTCTTCTCAGCTAGTCGGTATGCGTTAAGTTAAGCTGaaatggattgtggctgctcagtcaaggatgaagaattaattggtgagcttgtttcatgctTTCATTTCTAATCTGTAAATATGTTTGACTGTAtgaatcgttacaacggtgagacgtaaatatgatttttcaacaaaatatgaATGGGTTGTCACTgagagtgtcggcataaactcttactcttaaattatttatgttttatatatttttttcaaaatactcctttcctttttcttttatttttgtaattaagatAAGTTCGACACtataagtgtagacttgcaaaaggttcacttttttcaacaaactccatgtcaattgaaaatattatatttgtgagcatgtttatatcccaaaaataattgtttatcatggtctaatcgcttatcaaagtgaatcctgtaaCCCAACGATTAACAAACATGCCTCCAGGTaaactttgtggagatgcagaagtaaACACGGTCTTCAAATAACAAACATTCCTTCTCCCAattccacctgactgcaaggatgTGGCCGGTACCGTTATTGACCCTATAggaatagaggcactgaatcaTGCACACTGGAGAAGATTCTGGCCAATGCCAGCCTAGTTGATTGTTTGTGTATCTTCACTGACATCGGTCAATCTcggaatagcaaccatagatatgtgtagtcagtagAGTtgcatatttctcaggagcacataaatgtactgacgagcctccaaccaaaccgtctctcagctcatcggaatcctagtgtgctgcgctagcaggaggctcacgaaaattctaaaagcgcgcgcaaACCGATGTGCtcccggggagactcgtctcatgcgctgctcggcgctacggctcaccatcggtatccaagttgcgaaacaactgcttagtaacgaagatactctacaactattttcgcttcattatgcaggtgtctagttGGTCTACATGACATGATCGTAGACTCGCGATCCGCGAgatacaatttcgatcctccttgaaaaattttgtcatcatttcaagtattgcgctgaattttaaacagcacatgtgacggagcgcatgagaccgcattgagacacatctcaagaaaaatgaggcgcaccaaaaaaggtctcacaatgtacagcgcacCCGAGAGCTAGCAagctacagtggcccaatttcatattcgtacaggatactgattccacatcaagttagtaaaaaactattaaatgaagtattgagctacaaatactttatccacattgaaggtaataggtgtcatctattgtttaccaagcacaaaatatttccatttacattcatctttggattaatagaaaagtattgaattgatgtctaaaattcacccaattccatattcgtacacctaccaaaattcaaacgcacaacgttcaaaactaaatttagatgctctatttgattactgaagtgctttattatgatgttcagctgtagtgaaatacatttggacaatttattagtggacatatataaaatttaggtaaaattatgaaaaatgccagttttccaatgatttttgctataaaatccaataattcgaacaattacgtttatttttgtcatttgatccaatctatagattatactcgtaagctctgatagaaatttagttgaaatatatacactttacagaaatcataaacagtttttataccttttgagttcagaaaattgttgtgccataagttcaaaactcttctaaaatgatatttttaatcaatgtaaaccaaattttcattctaaataaCAGGTAAATATTAATttcgaatttgtctgtaaaaataatttgaactacgaacttcattttacaataaagtaccctaaactacgctgtacatacctccacataattgatgtcatcgtaatattcaattatcttttaaatactatttaaattatattcaaaatagcaccctattttgcaatttattgattttataagaaaaatacaaaataacttgaatgagcagaaaaCATgcactatttaatagaatatatcctgttgttttcatcattttaaaaacacgtttgtgttgcggttatggcaataatatttattctataaatctctataatcatgtttggtagtaaaatgtaaattgaaaatgataattacgcaatgttttgataggaacattaactatggattatgtatatacatttaggagcgaaacataaagaaattgactaaaatttttgttttggatttgttataaatatcatattacctaagattcaaaagtataagttgtcgataacCACtcttagctactctaaaactgattataattttttgaaacttgtgcaatattcgcaattatcattcttaaggaagtgatgatgaaaaaaatgcaatttatttttcgacttaccgaatactTTAgcaaaaaaacatgggaaaactggtatttttcttaaatttacttaagtttcaaatatatccgtttataaattttccaaatgtattctactgcatctgaacaacacaacgaagagcttaagtagtCATCTagttcattaaaaattagttttgaatgctgtatatttcttttttgttaggtgtacgaatatggaattgggtcaattaggccggaacaaatttgaaattttacttctgtcaccccccccttcaaatttttcaaaaagttagaggggggaaataaataaagtgttttattttcagtgttggttttcattatttttcttgtgttttgcttttttttgtatttcgtTCTTACGATATTACACAAGATAAAAAGTGTTATTGGATTTTAAGTCCCAAATCTGTTTGTTAATGCTAATAggattgggatttttttttcttttagaatAATGTTTACACTATTTTTACTGCCTTAGAGAATATAATATTTTAGTACATTCCATGAATTGTCATTTCCAAGAACATCTTGTCAAATTGATGcaacaatggatcattgaaggtagtttttgtcagtgctcaccgcatcaaaacaaaggcgccactgtatatgggatttaacattgtgacagcattgatgttctgtcaaacacacaaggctacggtggcgctatctatgctttccatagcggccgttttggttattctAATGATCCATTAATtcttaaaatatatttgaatacatgtttttctaatggagtcttcttcttctggctgtataaatattgaaagcgTAATCATCATCCACAAGCTGCGTATCAAAAGTGTTACTCTACCTTGTATTCATTGTGTTGTGTAAACGTTATGAatctatggggctctgcacagaaattattctctctctttcactctaccATGagattagtaaacaacaaggccagtaaacgtcaaaatcttatacataatcaaaacagtgcagagccccattttTCGTCAAGGGaagtacccaagtaacattagtagctgaacaacagATTATTCAGCTGAAATAGTCATCAGAGTGGTTTGTTCAACTCATATTCCCCTTAAATGTGTGTTGGGTATGCACTTCcgcagaaaagtaatcgcctatcacGATACGTGGGgatttttttacaagaaatgctcaagaaaagcatttttctttgatcgcagtacgcagttgaaaagaaatgtcaa
It contains:
- the LOC5564597 gene encoding ATP-binding cassette sub-family A member 5; amino-acid sequence: MGKELLNDSSFCQQLGATLVRNFKLKIRDSRKTIAEVFLPLYTLGTLIVLKILIPNPNFPAITEPRGAASLFEHFQHHKAHTIAVLPQPNSTTTQSFLEAVNDLWRSNRHHSGGVHPINWILYDSQEDLLAAYWRDPDKMPLALIFHSDDPMYGQLKYEIRTNPSFFVTPSTTELYSSLVTCRQSDSYWSAVIPIETGDSCPVNQYYYSGFIALQTLLDYTKIKIVTQNDDIQIPHITLEMFPKEAYTGNWMVAFRLVIPIYMVMALSQFITYLLILIVGEKENHIKEGLKIMGLRDSVFWCGWFIIYAVFVTFLTFVSVILLFSLGVFQHTNYLPVFILILLYSFSVILIGFMITPFFDNSRTAGILGNFAVNIMSLLYFLQVFIDDTHTSAALWTVSLISPTGFALAMDKILVLDISGQGVTLDNLWTGPGIPIGGSILMLVVDILLYAGLAFYFDCVIPSDHGTKQRPCFCLSRHYWCKKKVPKVPLLNGESANSFNNLDEQRDVEPVSREMRGKEAIRIVDLYKTFHSCRKPAVNAVNGINLTIYEGQITAILGHNGAGKSTLFNILTGLTSPTSGTVYIFGYDIRDPNDMTMIRRMTGVCPQHDILFETLTPKEHLYFFAAVRGIAPNLVDSEVKKTLRDIDLYDAAETRVKYLSGGQKRKLSVGIAIIGDPKIIILDEPTAGVDPYSRRHMWSILQNRKHGKVILLTTHFMDEADILAERKAVVSRGRLRCCGSSLFLKNKFGIGYHLTLVLDSHACEVAITKLVNDHVPKAEKARRHGRELSYILPHDAVNSFVSLFDDIENEIKTKRMKLGICSYGVSMTTLEEVFLHLETQREEEQKVETEDDDEQDSGYAVDSLSRKVMKNRALPRSLSLQERSNSYQSLKNDTKNLLEEQNLENKTSLPDNGLDFDTIIPINGLTNEVEVVQSVKNSTGTSPNLKVQRKRHSRSRNGVSKSTKSVYEDTGNNSSSVVKLNSQNKTNWMDLEDIVLEPSCLNTIIALLKLRITILFRDIQRLYLLIILPLAFTALGLYLNSIQVISPVMRSILLDNTTYGSNITKIAVHDNTNRLFLQHNLYHHHMQQQQLQQSLMLQQQQQQQSSPSPMLLHQKHHQHQHNAQQQSKESSYLYHRFIAELKQSSNVTEDYDGNFSLLLDIAPHMAAFNINSISWTNVSITTLYNDTTQHSLPVILNLISNSLLRLFAEHSQPSSITPPATVSPESILDIELRSHPFQQTTQPQEFNIGTFSSALFVGMIFVLIPVSLAVDMVYDREMKARNQLRVNGLSSSLYLSAYFIVLSVLMILICAALLGLVYLFDIPSFRQPPALITLGLLVFLYSPAGILCSTCFSYFFDRTDSAQSILPNILTFVGLIPFILVVFLDMLGIEVKAAFALHFVFSLINPMYIPYATVYFVDRVYIACQLSSACAELSMAHYMTEEMIVMACGCLLHIPIWAFCLRISDVMKSGGRLRDLFHHKASEEDVMTEDQCIGEHEDEDVRNERSKVFRMTTQEQPGQIQPVVLVKSLRKEFSQDSLCGNCCCCVDDEPPRKKVSVRSLSFAVDAGEVLGLLGHNGAGKTTTMKIMTGETMPTRGTVRVAGHSITINQDDAFKTLGYCPQHDALWKNITVREHLELYARIRGVARKDMNRLISTYLKGLHISEHANKQTQHCSGGTRRKLSYAMAMVGSPKVVLLDEPSTGMDPKSKRFLWDTILASFHGKRCAMLTTHSMEEADALCSRVGIMVKGELRCLGSTQHLKNLYGAGYTLEIKLKHIESVYSETPIESQPSSSQEQLQLDQNSSEHIGPVPVISNCIVNRSMALRNFVTDLFPSATLEESFADRLVYSVPQKAVSSLAECFSRLEKAKTELDIEEYSFSQTTLEQVFLKFAHYDEDTSSVQ